Genomic window (Candidatus Neomarinimicrobiota bacterium):
TTTAAGTCAGACCCCCAATTCTACACGTTTGTCCGGACATTGGAGGCATACCAGAAAGTGATCGATGATAGGACAACACTCATCCTTTCCACCAATTCGGAACTCCTGGATTTAATGAAAGGGAAGAAGTGAACGTACGAGCCACTACAATCCTGGGTGTAAGGCTGAAGAACGGTGCCGCCATGGGAGGAGACGGTCAAATCACCTTTGGTGACATGGCTCTTAAACAGAAGGCTGTAAAAGTGAGAAAGTTCGAAGGGGACAAGAAACTGATTCTCGGTGGTTTTGCGGGTGCTGCGGCTGACGCCCTCACGCTCTTTGGTAAATTTGAAGAAAAGCTGGAAGAGTACAACTGGCAGCTTCAGAGAGCAGTGGTGGAACTGGCAAAAGAGTGGCGCACGGACAAGTACCTCCGCCACCTGGATGCACTACTTTCTCTTATGGACAAGGAACACAGTTACCTTGTTTCAGGTGATGGGAACATTATTGAACCGGACGGCTCTGTTATCTCTATCGGATCAGGAGCTGGGTATGCACAGGCCGCTGCTCAGGCGCTGCTCAGTTGTAAGATCAATTCCCCCAAAGAGATTGTGAAGCGGAGCCTTGAAATAGCCGCAGATATCTGCATTTATACAAATCATCACATTACTGTGATGGAACTGAAGTGAAGGATCTAACGCCAAAAGAGATCGTTTCTGAGCTCGACAAGTATATTGTCGGGCAGGAGAATGCTAAAAAATCTGTGGCTATTGCTCTAAGAAACCGTTGGCGTCGCCAGCAGCTTTCTGAAGATATGCGGGAAGAGGTTGTTCCGAACAATATTATTCTCATAGGCACCACAGGCGTAGGAAAAACGGAAATCGCCAGGCGGCTTGCAAACCTTGCTGACGCACCATTCATTAAGGTTGAAGCATCCAAGTTTACGGAAGTGGGCTATGTTGGCCGTGATGTAGAATCCATTGTCCGGGACCTCATGGATATTGCTGTCTCCATGGTGCAGTCTGAGATGAAAAAAACTGTTACTAAAGAGGCGGAGAACCTTGCCAATGAGCGATTATTGGATCTTCTATTTCCCATCAACGGTGCCGCAAGTCAAAAGGGTGACAATCCGGAGGTTCTAGAGCGGCAGCTACGAACAAGGGATAAACTGCGAAATAAATTGATGGCGGGAAAATTTGAAGATAAAGTGGTGGAAATCAACATTTCTAATGAAGGAATGCCCATGATGCAGATTTTTGGCTCTGTTGGACTAGAGGAGATGGGGATGAATCTCCAGGAAATGCTTGGCAGTTCCATTCCACAAAAGAGAAAACAGAGACGCACCACTGTATCGGAAGCTAGGAGGATATTGGCTCAGGAGGAGCTATCAAAACTCATTGATCATGATGAGGCGATTCGGGAAGCGAGGTCAAGAGTGGAAAATTCGGGAATAGTTTTTCTTGATGAAATTGATAAGGTTGTTGGCGGTAATGCTGGTTCAGGCCCTGATGTTTCAAGGGAAGGGGTCCAGCGCGATATTCTTCCTATCATTGAGGGAAGTAATGTTAATACAAAGTATGGGGTTGTTCGGACGGATCATGTTCTTTTCATAGCTGCCGGGGCTTTCCACGCCTCAAAACCGTCCGATATGATTCCGGAACTTCAAGGCCGTTTTCCCATCCGCGTTGAAATGGACAACCTAAATTCAGAAGATTTTGTAAAGATACTGACTCACCCCCAAAACGCACTCATTAAGCAGTACTGTGCTCTTTTGGAGACGGAAGGGGTAAAATTGACATTCACCAAGGGAGCTATTGATGCCATCGCCAGAATCGCCACAGAGGTGAACGATTCAACGGAAAACATTGGTGCAAGGCGCTTACATACCATTATGACCACTCTCCTGGAGGACATCTTGTTTGAAAAATCGGAAGTTGCGTCGGAGTCTGTCTCGATCACGAAAGAGATGGTCGTGGGTCGACTGTCGGAGATTGTGCAGAATCAGGACCTCAGTAGGTATATTCTCTAATCCAAATTAAAGAGATCGTTGAATAAGGATTTTCTGCACATTACAGATTTCTTAACGGAAGAGATTCGCGCAATTTTTGATCTTTCCGCCCGCTTGAAAAAGGAGACTCACAAAGGGAAGCCTCACCATCTTCTCAAGGGTAAAACGCTGGCCATGATCTTTCAGAAACCGTCGACCCGGACCCGCGTCTCATTCGAGACCGGCATGTGCCATCTCGGCGGACATGCGCTTTTTTTAGGACCGGCTGATGTGGGACTAGGGAAACGTGAAGCGGTGAAGGATCTGGCTAAGCTTTTCTCCCGCTATAACGATCTGATCATGGCACGTGTTTTCGATCATGAGCATGTTATCCAACTGGCTGAGCATGCCACTGTACCGGTCATTAACGGTCTAACGGACTACAATCATCCATGCCAAGTCATGGCTGACATTTTTACTGTGCTAGAACACCGGGGTCATCTGGATGATCTGAAGATTTCATTCATCGGAGATGGGAATAATGTTTTTCACTCATGGCTTTTTCTCGCTCAGCGACTGCCTATGCAGTTGGGGCTGGCGTGTCCGGAAGGGTATGACCCTAACCAGGAACTGGTTGAAAAGACGCGTTCAACCGGCTTGAGTGAAATTGTTATCTCCCACGACCCTTTTGAGATTGTATCAGGTTCTGATGTTATCTATACAGACGTCTGGACGAGTATGGGGCAGGAAGAAGAAACGGAAGAAAGGGCGAAAATATTCCAGCCGTTCCAGGTCAATTCAGAACTGATGGAGGCTGCTGGTGAAAAGGCCTACTTTCTCCATTGTCTTCCAGCACATCGAGGCGATGAGGTGACGGATGATGTGATCGATAGCCCTCAATCCATTGTATTTGATGAAGCTGAGAACAGGATGCATGTCCAGAAAGCGATCATGGTCACACTCATGGGGGCAACATAGCCCCAAGTCTTAAGGCTTGCCGGACTTTCCGGTATTTATTCACCGGCCTATTCTTTTTTCTCCTAACACCTCTATCTGCGCAGACCTACAGCAGGGATCAGTTTAGCGCACGTGTCAAAGATGCCCTTGCCGCTGTAAAAGAAACGGAAAGTTCTTTCAAAAGTATTGAGAGAGCTATAAAAAAACAGTTTCCGACAGGTTCACAAAATTCGCCTATTTATCTTTATCTAAAAGAGCAATACACATCCTACGGCGATATTGTAAAAAGAACTAATACAGCTGAACCCTTATTCAAAAAAAATGGTGCTGCTTACGAAAAAATGTTTGGTGGTGTCTTCAAAAGAAAAGATAAGATCACGACTGAAGATGATGAGTTTGCTGAGGCGAAACGCCTTGCCAATGAATTAGAGGCAATTCTGACTTCGGTCCAGGAAGATTTTGCCAAAGTGCCTTCTTTGGATCAATTCCTGCGGGATATTCTAGAGCGATCTGAAAAGGTTGCTGAGCTTCAAAAAGAGTTGGGAAAACAGGTGTCATCATTTTCCCGCGGAGTAGAACGTAACCGGAAGTCAACTCAAGCAGTTGAATCAGAGTTTAAAGATGTTTCAACCTGGCTAATAAAATACCCGTTTTCCAAAGAAGGAGACAAGATTCGAGAACAGCTTTTATCAATGCAATCAGAGTACACTGGTAATCAAACGACTCTAGAGAATATTCACAAGCAGATCAGACATTTCCTTTCCGGTGCTGCCAGCCCTGGTGAGGAAGGGACGGTTTGGGAATCCATTGATGCAATCAACGATGAGCGTGTGAAACTTCTTTCAAGTCTCGAGGCATCACCGGCTACTCTCGAAGCTCAGCGGGAAAAGCTGGAGCAGATGAGCCGTGGCATGGATGATTTCAGAAAAGAGGTGGCAGACGCTAGGGATGATTTAGATAAGAAACTCCGTTCTTTTACTAAAGAAGTTAAGAAAAATCATCAGGCAGCGGAAAAAATTGAGGCTCAGTTTTTAGATGTGTCTGCGGGGATTGAAACCTACCCAATTTTTACAGGGGGTGATTTGGTTAGAAAACAACTGATGTCCATGCAAGATGAGTACAATAGCTATCAGGATTCTCTTCAGGCGACTCTCGCACATTTTGATCAATTTCTGGCAGGAAAAACAGAGCCGGAAGAAGGACAAACCGCCCGTCAAACTCTTGATGATATCCAAAATAGGCAGACAAAACTTGAAACACGACTTGAAGCAAAACCTGAAGTTCTTGAACAACAGCGAGGGAAACTGGATGATTTAAACAAACTTATTGCTGAGTTCAAGGATGTGCTTAAAGATATGGAGACAGGCATTGTCTCTCTTGATGTCAGCATTCGGGAAGAAGAAGCGGGACTTATGGAAGACAGTCTCCGTTATGTGTCGCTCATGGCCCGCATACCTGCCGGTTTTACTGATGTTAACTCACCTTACCTTGAGTTAACGTCGTCATTTTCTGATATTGCTTTAAAATTGGATGCTTCGAGAAAGGCGTTGATTGACCTCAGGACAGCTCGGGTAGACCTCATCAGTCACGTCGCCACCATGGACGGTATCAAGACGAATGCTGTGAAATATGACCGTTTTAAACAACTCCAGAAAGACTTTGCCGAGGCGAACAAAACGGGCGTAAAACGTTTGAAAGAGCTGGATGATGCTATCGAAGCGTACCGCCAGGTAATCCTCGATAATTTCTTGAACACGCCTGAATACTGGGCTCTTCTTTATGAAGTGGAGTTTAAATCTTCCCGAAAGGGTGATGTCTTGGCTGAGAACTACGGTTTTCTTTTGGACATGAACAGGTTTACAGCTGAGAAGTATCACGGCCACCTGGTTTCAGATTTTCAACTTAAGCTCGTTAAGAAAGGGAAAGTAAATCCCGCATTTGAGTTTACTTTTTCAGGGGAGTACAATTTTCCCATTGAGGGATTCAAAATTGTCAGTTCCGCTGGAACTGTTCTGATGGAATGTGTGAGAGATAGTGTTCCATCGAAAAGTGAGGACTTTAAAGATGAAGGTTTGGTGAGTTTTGAATGGAATGTTTCCGTTCCTGTCCCTACCCTTGCCCAGATCGTAGATGATCCTGATCACTCATTCAGGATACTGTTCGTCACCATCGGCAATAGGGTGAACCTAACCGGTTACACTACAAAAGTATACAGGGAATACAGAATCCCACAGGTAAGACTCGATAATTGGATGAAAATGGCTGGGCTTACTGAGCCCGTTTCCTAAATCTATTCCTTGGCTTTATAATCTCGCCAAGTCACCTCATTGGTGCGGTAGGATATCCTGGTACTTTTCTGTTTTTCCACCACAACGCGGTATGTCCCCATCTGTCCCGGTTCCAGCGATGCATCGCTGATCACGCCTGTGGTGAACTTGGTGGTGGCACCGTCGACCATGGCTCCGCCAACACCTAAGGGATCTGTTGTGGAGGCCCAGAGAAAAAATGTAACTTTCACAAAATCTGCCCGTTTTTTTCCGATGTTTCTTACCCTTCCCAAGAATTCTTCGCGGTTGGGATACTCTATTTTTTNNNNNNNNNNNNNNNNNNNNNNNNNNNNNNNNNNNNNNNNNNNNNNNNNNNNNNNNNNNNNNNNNNNNNNNNNNNNNNNNNNNNNNNNNNNNNNNNNNNNCCGATGTTTCTTACCCTTCCCAAGAATTCTTCGCGGTTGGGATACTCTATTTTTTCATAATCACCGACAAATTCTACTTTAGGACCAGGAAAATATTGCTCATCGTATTCAAGGATGTAATTCTGATCTATCACTAGTTTTCCCAAGGTAGTTTCCATAATGATCACATCGAGGTTCTCAGCAAGTTTGTATCCAACAATGACAGTGCCGTTTTTTAAAGTAATTTTGTGTCGTAATACTGGAAGCTTCAAAATGTTCAGGACATCTTCGTCAAGTTCAGGGAGCCCTTTTTCAGCAAACTCGTAATAGCGGACCACACCTTTTAAAGAATCGATCTGGGTGCGAAAAAATGACATGCTTGTACCCAAGGAAAAGAAAAGTGAGTCTGATTCATTTTTTTGGCTTGTGATGCTGTCAACGATACTTACTGAAAGATTTCCAATCTGATCCTTCAATGCCGCATCAGTCTGTCGAATGACCGTGCCCATAGAATCAGCGACTTGTGTCTGTCTGGTCCGTGTTGTATCAATTCTGGCACTCAGTTGATCTATACGTGATTTGCTTTCTTCCAGATCGGTGGTGAGTTTTTTCTCCCGATCAAGAAAAGAAACCATTTCCTGTTTGGCCGTACCGTAATCGGCGACTGTCTGCCTCAACTCTTCCATCTCTTTCGTCATTTCCTCTACGCTTTTTACAACTTCGAAGAAAAGATCCACCGAATCGGACTCAAAGATAAACGTGCTTCCCGTTTCGAGACTATCTGGTGGTAACGGCAGAGCTGATTCAATTGTGCGGAGTTCTTCTACCAGAACGCGAGCATTTGATTCAATGGCACTTTTCTCAATTTCATCGATTACCTGATCAATAGCACTGCCGGAAACGGAGAGAGAATAACTGGCATATTTGGCTTCCAGATTGTTTCGGCCTCTGGTTGTGGTTGCGTAAGATTTACTGTCCGTAGGTAGATAGCCGATGAATGCGTCCAAATCAAAAATTAGATCTTTGAAAGTGGTTTCTTCCTGAGATTGGAGACTTGTCATTTCATTGTTTTCACTTGTTGTAATCAGTTCATCAGACAAGGCTGTAATGGTAGCATCTACGCGGCTTTCAGATAGTGTGATTAGAGTGCCGATGTTTTTCCGTGCCCGGTTGGCAGTGGGGAAAAACTCCAGTCGCTCCTGGGCTGATCCTCCGGCGGTGGGAACTTGAGCAGTGGTGGCTATCGGTTTAGGCGGTGAAGGGCGCGACTGCAATGTTTGAGAACCGCCGCAGCCCCAAGTCATGGCTAGAACAATGAGACAAAGAAACAACCGAGGAATATTCATTTTTCCAGTTTAGAAGCTTCTAACGCTTTTTCCTGGGCGATGAGGCCAGCATTTCTGATCTTTGTTTTGTACGTATCGTAGGCACCTAGTGTATGCGCAAGTTCAATGATGTATGGGTAATATTCGTAGCTTTCAGGATCTTCCAGCATGGGGAGGATCAATTCAAATGTTCCCGGATCTCTGAAGTTACCGAGATTCAGGATTGCCTTGACTCGGAGCGACCGCGGCACATTATCTTGCATGGCGATCTCAACAAGAGTTGGTTTCACTACCGGGTCGTTGAAATTACCCAATGCATCTAGAAGTGTGCTGAGAAGGGAGTAGTAGGATGCTTGTCCCTGACTGTAGGTATCCAGCAATGCGAGAATGAGACGCTCTTCCTTCACATCTTTCATAGTGTGAATGGCGAAATCACGGATCTGAGACTCCATAGAGGGATCGGTGAGCATTTCAACGAACATTCCCACAATTCTGGCATCATTTTTTCTTCCGGCGAGGATTTCTAGTGAACGGTTTCTGGTCTTTACATCTAACGACTCATCTTTTGCCAAGAAAATGAGGACGGGAACAACTTCGTTCTCATCCATAGATGCCAAGGTGTTGGAAACCATGGTAGCGGTACTGTAAAAAGCGGCCCTACTCCGCTCATAAATGTCTATGAGTGCAAGGACCTTATTCTCGGGTTTAACGTTCTTGAGACTTTTGAAGGTGGCGGCCTGAACTTGTCTGAGTTTATCATCCACTGCAAAGATAGATTCCATCAGAGCGCCTGAAGCAACGGGGTCTTCCTGAAATTCTGAAAGAACTCCCACACTGGTGATCATCAGTTCAATATTGAGTGCTTTGGCCTTTTTTACATATTCGGCCAGAGCGTCGAGGGCGAGGGGGTGCTGTGTTTCCGCCATGGCGCGGACGGCCGATTTTCGCACATCCAGATGCTGTTCCTCATCCTGATAAATGGCAATGAGTTCTTCCAGCGCACCCATGTCGCCTTCAATGTAGGAGACGCGAAGTTCTTCAACCGTTTGCGGAGAGACGGCCTCAACTTCACCCTTTTTACTCAAGCGGTTGAAGAGATTTTTTGCCTGGGAACATCCTGTTGATGACAGACTCGTAAACACAATCAGCAACGCGACAGACCACCTTTTCACCCTTGGATTAATATTCAACTTTCTCATTCTCCCAACTTTTCAGGAAAAGACTTTCTCCATCAAAATAACCGTAGGAATGATACTTAATCCAGTCACCGAGGATGAGAAACTGACCATTCTCCAGCCGGATATCCTTATGCTGATGATAATGCCCCATGATGACATAATCAATACCATTTTTACACTGTTCCTCAGAGTATTGCGTCAGTTCTTCAACAATTTGTTCTTTCTGTTCTGGCGTGTAGTGGTCGTAGTCCCCGTTTCTTGAAAAGTTTTTTGCGATGGCATAAGCAATGTCCGGATGAAGCCATCGATAAAAAAATATAAATACACGATTCCGTAGAAGGCCCCGAAGTGCACGGTAACCCCGATCCCAAGACAGCAGGCCGTCTCCATGGTTGATCAGGAATCGTTTTCCTTCTATGTCGAGGGTGACTCCCTTTGGGTATACTTTATTGAAAAGTGTCTCCTCCAGGAATTCCCGCCCCCAGAAGTCGTGATTCCCCGGAATAAAGTGGAGATTCACACCATTTAACTTTGCATCATTGAGGACAGTCAAAATATCGAAATACGCTTTCGGCATGACATGTTTGTATTCGAACCAAAAATCGAACAGATCACCCACGATAAAGAGCGTTCCTCCCGTTCCGGCGACGTGCCGGACGAACTCAATCAGTCGTTCGCGCTTTCCGACCTCATCGGCGGAGCCGTTCAGACTCAGGTGAACATCTGATATGAAATACAGAGGAAGCTTCACAGCGCAGGAACTTAGTTTAAGGCTTCTCGTCAATCAAATAAAATGTGGGGAGTAATGTGCGTTGCCTCACTTGACATAAGATATTTTTCTGCCTATGTTTTATGTGACATGTGGAGTTTGGATTAAAAGGAACTCACACTTATTATCTTGAGTAAGAAAATGAGATGAAAAGACTTATTTTAATTACACTGTCAATTTTTCTGGTGGCCGATTTTGCCTCAGCTCAGGTATTTGGGCAGAACAAGGTCCAATACAGGAAATTCGACTGGCAATTTATCCAGTCTCCCCATTTTGATATTTATTTTTACAATGGAGGTCAGCCTCTGGCTGAGTTTACAACGGAAGCAGTAGAAGAAGCTTACTCTCAGGTCTCCAGATATCTCGACTGGCAACTCCGGAAGCGCGTTTCCATCATCATCTACAATTCACATAATGATTTTCAACAGACCAATGTTACGATGGAATACATGCCTGAGGGTGTCGGCGGCGTGACGGAGCTTTTTAAGAACCGGATCGTGATCCCTTTCGAAGGTTCTTATGATCAGTTTCGTCATGTGATCCACCACGAACTTGTCCACGCCATGATCAATGATCTGGTGTACGGTGGTTCAGTGCAAAGTATTGTCTCCAACAGAGTACAGCTGGTGATTCCTCTTTGGATGAATGAAGGTCTTGCCGAATACCTTTCCAGTCAGTGGGATACTCAGGCGGATATGATAATGAGGGACGTGGCCGTACACGACAGGATTCCTGAGATTCAAGAACTGAACTATTATCTAGCCTATAAGGGTGGGCAGTCGGTCTGGAAGTTTGTTGTTGAGAAATACGGCTGGCAGAAAGTGGGTGAGATATTTGCCCAGTCCAAACGGCGGCAGGATGTAGAGAGAGGATTCCAAAAGTCTATGGGACTGAGTTTTGAGGACCTTACGGACCAGTGGCACAAAAATCTGAAAAAAGAATACTGGCCTGACGTAGCCGGCAGAGACGAGCTTGAAGACTACGCCCAGCAAGTTACAGATCACAAAGAGATCAACAACTATTTCAACATTTCTCCAGCTCTTTCTCCCGATGGGAGCCGTATTGCAATTATCAGTGACCGAAGTGGTTATTCTGACGTTATGTTGATCTCTGCAAGTGATGGTGAATTGATCAAGAAACTTGTAAAAGGAAACCGGACGCCGGATTTTGAAGAGCTGAAGCTTTTACAGCCGGGGATATCCTGGGCTCCGGATGGGAAACATATTGTTCTCGCCGCAAAAGCGGGCGGCTCTGATGCGTTGTTTCTTATTGATGTGGATAGCGGGGAAAAAGAAAAAATCACCTTTGAACTTGACGGTCTTTTCACTGCCGCGTGGAGTCCTGACGGAAAAAAAATCGCCTTTGTTGGCAACAAGAACGATGCTAGTGACCTTTATATCTACGATTTAAAGAGCAAGGAACTGGAAAATCTGACCAATGATGTCTTTTCTGACTCAGAACCGACTTGGTCTCCCGATGGTCAGTACATTGCTTTCGTTTCGGACCGTGGTGAATTTCCCGAGGCTCCAGATGATTTCAATATGTTCCAGCACGGCTATGACCAGACTGATCTTTTTCTTATGGAGTTTGAGACGAGAAAAATTGAGCGGCTCACCGATACACCTTTCAGGGAGAACTTTCCTGTTTTCGCCCATACATCTAATGCTCTGGCTTACACATCAGACGCCAGCGGTGTATGGAACCTCTATATACTTGATCTGGATAAAGATGAATCTCGGTCCATCAGCAATGTCCTTACCGGTATCTTCCAGCTCAGCTTGTCGAGAGATGATCAGATGCTGGTTTTCTCAGGCTATTCGGGGGTTGGTTGGGATATTTATTCTCTCAGCAATCCTCTTTCGCATGAAGAGATGGAGGTTAAACCTTCTAATTTCGTTCTGACGGGTACAGATGAGGATCCTCTTGATCTTGTAAAGGCCGAGAAAGACACAGTTGGGCAGAGGATTGAATTAGAATGGGCAGATAATGCTTTTGCCAGATGGATTTTTGCTCCAGAATATGCGCACTATAATGATGGGATTTTTGATTCGACCACTGTGGAGTCTATTGAACCACTTGCTGTATCGAGTTACAAGGATTCAGATGGTTCATACCTTGCCCAATCTTATAAAACACGCTTTACATTGGATCTTGTTAGTGGTCAAGCCATGTACAGCAATCTCTGGGGTGCCATGGGGACAACCATTTTTGCGTTCAGTGATATCTTGGGAGATCACCGGATTTATGTCGGCACCGAAATGGTGATGAATCTTGAAAATAGTGATTATTTTGTTATGTACAGCTATTTGAAACCACGAAATGATCTGAACGTCGGCATATTCCACACATCAAACATCTTTGGTTCTCAGTGGAACTTTCTGAGGCTAAGATATCTCAGCATGGATATGTCTGTTTCAAGACCTATCAGCAGATTCCAGCGTTTAAATTTTGGTCTGACGAATCATTTCGTTAACAGCAAGGAGTACGTTCTCGTGGCGTACAACCAGTACTCTCTCGCCGTCGATGAATCACTTCGTATTTTGTCATATTCTCTGAGCTGGACTTATGACAACAGTCAGTGGGGTTTTACGTCCCCATCGGACGGCTGGAGAGCTAATGCACAGTTCTCACAGAGTCTCGATCTTTTTGGATATCCTCTCGATTTCAAGACAGTCCTCTTTGATGCTCGCCGTTATTTCAGAGTCGGTAGACTCTACAGTTTTGCTTTCCGAGCCATGGGTGGATTTAGTTTTGGCGCGAATCCACAAAGATTTTTCCTTGGTGGCACGCAGAACTGGCTATTCGGTTCTGGCTATACTGATGGTAAACGTGATCCTGCCCGGTGGAACGATGATGAGGATGCTGACATTTGGGATAGTGAAGACAGTAACTACCTTAAGGATCTTTATTTCTCGATTTTTGTACTTCCCGTCCGGGGTGCCAGGCTGGTGGAGAAAAATGGAACAAAGGTTTTCCTGACAAATTATGAATTCAGATTTCCATTT
Coding sequences:
- the hslV gene encoding ATP-dependent protease subunit HslV encodes the protein MNVRATTILGVRLKNGAAMGGDGQITFGDMALKQKAVKVRKFEGDKKLILGGFAGAAADALTLFGKFEEKLEEYNWQLQRAVVELAKEWRTDKYLRHLDALLSLMDKEHSYLVSGDGNIIEPDGSVISIGSGAGYAQAAAQALLSCKINSPKEIVKRSLEIAADICIYTNHHITVMELK
- a CDS encoding UDP-2,3-diacylglucosamine diphosphatase, which gives rise to MTRSLKLSSCAVKLPLYFISDVHLSLNGSADEVGKRERLIEFVRHVAGTGGTLFIVGDLFDFWFEYKHVMPKAYFDILTVLNDAKLNGVNLHFIPGNHDFWGREFLEETLFNKVYPKGVTLDIEGKRFLINHGDGLLSWDRGYRALRGLLRNRVFIFFYRWLHPDIAYAIAKNFSRNGDYDHYTPEQKEQIVEELTQYSEEQCKNGIDYVIMGHYHQHKDIRLENGQFLILGDWIKYHSYGYFDGESLFLKSWENEKVEY
- the hslU gene encoding ATP-dependent protease ATPase subunit HslU, which translates into the protein MKDLTPKEIVSELDKYIVGQENAKKSVAIALRNRWRRQQLSEDMREEVVPNNIILIGTTGVGKTEIARRLANLADAPFIKVEASKFTEVGYVGRDVESIVRDLMDIAVSMVQSEMKKTVTKEAENLANERLLDLLFPINGAASQKGDNPEVLERQLRTRDKLRNKLMAGKFEDKVVEINISNEGMPMMQIFGSVGLEEMGMNLQEMLGSSIPQKRKQRRTTVSEARRILAQEELSKLIDHDEAIREARSRVENSGIVFLDEIDKVVGGNAGSGPDVSREGVQRDILPIIEGSNVNTKYGVVRTDHVLFIAAGAFHASKPSDMIPELQGRFPIRVEMDNLNSEDFVKILTHPQNALIKQYCALLETEGVKLTFTKGAIDAIARIATEVNDSTENIGARRLHTIMTTLLEDILFEKSEVASESVSITKEMVVGRLSEIVQNQDLSRYIL
- the argF gene encoding ornithine carbamoyltransferase codes for the protein MNKDFLHITDFLTEEIRAIFDLSARLKKETHKGKPHHLLKGKTLAMIFQKPSTRTRVSFETGMCHLGGHALFLGPADVGLGKREAVKDLAKLFSRYNDLIMARVFDHEHVIQLAEHATVPVINGLTDYNHPCQVMADIFTVLEHRGHLDDLKISFIGDGNNVFHSWLFLAQRLPMQLGLACPEGYDPNQELVEKTRSTGLSEIVISHDPFEIVSGSDVIYTDVWTSMGQEEETEERAKIFQPFQVNSELMEAAGEKAYFLHCLPAHRGDEVTDDVIDSPQSIVFDEAENRMHVQKAIMVTLMGAT